From a region of the Cyprinus carpio isolate SPL01 chromosome A18, ASM1834038v1, whole genome shotgun sequence genome:
- the LOC109051759 gene encoding P2Y purinoceptor 3-like, with protein sequence MASSNHSTSNLPSCTYKEDFKRFLLPSVYSLVFIFGLPLNFIIILRIWGSRRTLTRTKIYMLNLAVAPDFLYVCSLPLLIYTYASKDYWPFGDLPAALVRFQFYSNLHGSIFFLTCISFQRYMGICHPLTVWPRQGGRRLAWLVCAGVWVAVVILCAPTFEFAATGIQRNRTVCYDLSVPERSTAYFPYGITLTCLGFIVPFLVIVVLYCKMAWVLWQVCEAREVSAIEKKNKAVRMIIIVMLVFAISFLPFHVTKTLYLLVRTFPTAPCELRNLLSVVYKCTRPFASMNSVLDPILFYFTQPQYRRSTRSLLLKITSLRDKSDKI encoded by the coding sequence GCGATTCCTCCTCCCATCCGTCTACAGCCTGGTCTTCATCTTTGGTCTGCCGCTCAACTTCATCATAATCCTGCGGATATGGGGCTCCCGACGCACTCTGACACGGACCAAAATCTACATGCTGAATCTAGCGGTGGCTCCTGACTTCCTGTACGTCTGTTCCCTTCCACTTCTCATTTACACCTACGCCAGCAAAGACTACTGGCCGTTCGGAGACTTACCTGCCGCCCTGGTTCGCTTCCAGTTCTACAGCAACCTGCATGGAAGCATCTTCTTCCTCACCTGCATCAGCTTCCAGCGCTACATGGGCATCTGCCATCCGCTGACAGTGTGGCCCAGACAAGGTGGACGCAGGCTGGCGTGGTTGGTCTGCGCTGGTGTTTGGGTGGCTGTCGTGATTCTCTGCGCTCCAACGTTCGAGTTCGCCGCCACCGGCATCCAGCGCAACCGCACGGTGTGTTACGACCTCAGTGTTCCAGAGCGCTCAACCGCATACTTCCCATACGGCATCACTTTGACCTGTCTGGGCTTCATCGTGCCCTTTCTAGTGATTGTGGTGCTGTACTGCAAAATGGCATGGGTTCTCTGGCAGGTCTGCGAAGCCAGAGAAGTCTCGGCTATAGAGAAGAAGAATAAAGCTGTGAGGATGATCATCATTGTAATGCTGGTGTTCGCCATCAGCTTTTTGCCCTTCCACGTGACCAAGACGCTCTACCTGCTGGTGAGGACCTTTCCCACGGCCCCCTGCGAACTGAGGAACCTGCTGTCCGTGGTCTACAAATGCACCAGACCCTTCGCCAGCATGAACAGTGTTCTGGACCCCATTCTGTTCTACTTCACCCAACCGCAGTACAGACGCAGCACCAGGAGTCTGCTGCTCAAGATCACCTCGCTCAGAGACAAGTCTGACAAAATCTGA